One Thermodesulfobacteriota bacterium genomic region harbors:
- the aroB gene encoding 3-dehydroquinate synthase — MEKIRVNLKTREDKSYDILIGEGLLTRIPGEIKEAGLAHKYAIITDTTVGKLYGSALLDEFGRSGLDTRLIAFPAGEESKNRETKAWIEDRMLENKFGRDSAVIALGGGVVGDMAGYVAATYTRGLPYIQVPTTLVACVDSSIGGKTAVDTPHGKNLIGAFHQPWRVYIDVNTLLTLNGKEIREGLAEVIKYGVIKDEDLFAFLEKNMDSIFSYDKGALTSIIKRGCEIKGEVVEKDERESNLRKILNFGHTIGHAVENLSEYKISHGEAISIGMAAEGNLAVGMGLWKDEELGRLTRLLTKAGLPTTMPGHMKIEDIIDTMKLDKKSRGGKIEMVLPAAMGRMADINGSYGLKIEESLIRDIA; from the coding sequence ATGGAGAAGATACGGGTAAACCTTAAAACGAGAGAGGACAAATCATACGATATCCTCATAGGCGAGGGTTTGCTGACGCGTATCCCCGGTGAGATAAAGGAAGCCGGGCTCGCTCATAAATACGCGATTATCACCGACACGACCGTCGGCAAACTCTACGGAAGCGCGCTCCTGGACGAATTCGGACGCTCGGGTCTCGATACCCGGCTGATCGCGTTCCCGGCGGGAGAGGAGAGCAAGAACAGGGAGACGAAAGCCTGGATAGAAGACCGTATGCTCGAGAATAAATTCGGCAGGGACTCGGCCGTCATAGCCCTCGGGGGAGGCGTTGTGGGCGATATGGCGGGCTACGTGGCGGCAACATACACGCGGGGTCTCCCATACATACAGGTACCGACCACGCTCGTCGCGTGCGTCGACAGCTCGATAGGCGGGAAGACCGCAGTCGACACCCCGCACGGCAAAAACCTCATAGGCGCATTCCATCAGCCGTGGAGGGTATACATAGACGTTAACACGCTCCTCACGCTTAACGGGAAGGAGATAAGGGAAGGACTCGCCGAGGTTATTAAATACGGCGTTATCAAGGACGAAGACCTCTTCGCATTCCTCGAGAAGAACATGGACAGCATATTCTCATACGACAAGGGTGCGCTCACCAGCATAATCAAAAGGGGGTGCGAGATAAAGGGAGAGGTCGTCGAGAAGGACGAGAGGGAATCGAACCTGAGAAAGATACTTAACTTCGGACACACGATAGGCCACGCGGTCGAGAACCTGTCGGAGTACAAGATTTCCCACGGGGAGGCGATATCAATAGGCATGGCGGCCGAGGGAAATCTCGCCGTCGGGATGGGGCTCTGGAAGGATGAAGAGCTCGGGAGGCTCACGCGCCTCCTGACCAAGGCGGGGCTTCCGACGACTATGCCCGGGCACATGAAAATAGAGGATATTATAGATACGATGAAGCTCGACAAAAAATCACGCGGCGGCAAGATCGAGATGGTGCTGCCCGCGGCGATGGGACGCATGGCCGATATTAACGGGAGCTACGGGCTTAAAATAGAAGAATCGCTCATCAGGGACATTGCGTAA
- a CDS encoding diacylglycerol kinase family protein translates to MKQIGIILNPSAKINSRKTAAVVGRMNDIFGGRALLRTTRNKPEIAGVMDEFHGEGVKLLLISGGDGTICSVLSTYLKLFGEDDLPVILPLMGGTINMIGSDAGLRESQFAICRKLNDKLKRGAPISVIERGLIRIEDSHLDEPYYGFSWIDGFLYRFLIDYYKQGAGIQVASIMTIKTILTLLSNGSRGPFENIDSTVYVDGKRLPHEGHVLTIASSLKKFVFGFDIFAEESVPGESFNMVYVRENYIKKQRHALPLGLYRSLKSDRYGNFVNRAVSSLRVERNSGYIIDGEIFNRDEPTDVLIEAGPRVRIFSFRGEKEIEL, encoded by the coding sequence ATGAAACAGATAGGAATTATTTTAAACCCGTCGGCGAAGATAAACAGCAGGAAAACAGCCGCAGTAGTCGGCAGGATGAACGACATATTCGGCGGAAGGGCGCTTCTGCGCACGACCAGAAACAAGCCCGAGATAGCAGGCGTGATGGACGAGTTTCACGGGGAAGGGGTGAAGCTCCTCCTGATAAGCGGCGGGGACGGGACTATATGCAGCGTGCTCAGCACCTATCTCAAGCTCTTCGGCGAGGACGATCTGCCCGTGATACTCCCGCTCATGGGCGGCACGATAAATATGATAGGCTCCGATGCGGGCCTCAGGGAGAGCCAGTTCGCTATCTGCAGGAAGCTCAACGACAAGCTCAAGCGCGGCGCACCGATAAGCGTTATAGAGAGGGGTCTTATCCGTATAGAGGATTCGCACCTCGATGAACCCTATTACGGGTTTTCGTGGATAGACGGGTTCCTTTATAGATTCCTTATCGATTACTATAAGCAGGGCGCCGGAATCCAGGTGGCTTCCATCATGACTATAAAGACTATACTGACGCTCCTCTCCAACGGGAGCCGGGGCCCCTTCGAGAACATCGATTCCACGGTCTACGTGGACGGCAAGAGGCTCCCCCACGAGGGCCACGTCCTGACGATCGCATCTAGCCTGAAAAAATTCGTCTTCGGCTTCGACATATTCGCCGAGGAATCAGTACCCGGCGAGTCTTTCAATATGGTTTATGTCAGGGAAAACTACATTAAAAAGCAGCGGCACGCGCTCCCGCTCGGGCTCTACAGGAGTCTCAAATCGGACAGATACGGGAATTTCGTCAACAGGGCCGTAAGCTCCCTCCGGGTCGAAAGGAACAGTGGGTATATTATCGACGGAGAGATATTCAACAGGGACGAGCCGACGGACGTACTGATAGAGGCCGGACCGAGAGTGAGGATATTCTCGTTCAGGGGCGAGAAGGAGATAGAGCTTTAA
- the trmB gene encoding tRNA (guanosine(46)-N7)-methyltransferase TrmB, with product MDNSEIINPALDISLRILPLDMEEVFGNGNECLLEIGFGDGDFLIENALGSPDKNYVGIEIKKRRFNKAVKRARRQKAANARFIHMDADIALGELFSPNSFSTAYINFPDPWPKDRHKKHRIINRRFLRKLSRVMKKGAFLEIASDHREYVQNTLDTMKSINLFESEFPDPGYMLHIPGRTETTYEKEFRAEGREIHYMRFKNTGLPGSGRRLLR from the coding sequence ATGGACAATTCGGAAATAATAAATCCGGCCCTCGACATATCGCTCCGCATCCTGCCGCTCGACATGGAGGAGGTATTCGGGAACGGGAACGAGTGCCTGCTCGAGATCGGGTTCGGGGACGGCGACTTCCTCATCGAGAACGCTCTCGGGAGCCCGGATAAAAATTACGTAGGTATCGAGATAAAAAAGCGAAGGTTCAACAAGGCGGTAAAGCGCGCGAGGCGCCAGAAGGCGGCGAACGCCAGGTTCATTCACATGGACGCGGATATTGCGCTAGGGGAGCTATTCAGCCCCAACTCCTTCTCGACAGCATATATCAATTTCCCCGACCCCTGGCCCAAGGACAGGCACAAGAAGCACAGGATAATCAACCGCAGGTTCTTGAGGAAGCTTTCCAGGGTTATGAAAAAGGGAGCCTTTCTCGAGATCGCGAGCGATCACCGGGAATACGTGCAGAATACACTCGACACGATGAAGAGTATAAACCTGTTTGAATCCGAATTCCCCGATCCGGGCTATATGCTCCACATCCCAGGGCGCACGGAAACGACATACGAAAAGGAATTCAGGGCCGAGGGGAGGGAAATTCATTACATGAGGTTCAAAAACACAGGGCTGCCGGGGTCCGGGCGCCGATTACTCAGGTAA
- a CDS encoding adenine phosphoribosyltransferase, whose translation MTDLKKYIRDIPDFPKKGIIFHDITPLLQNAGAFESAIERMADMLRGSAIDYLVGIESRGFIFASALAIKLRTGLVIVRKPGKLPYVTINASYDLEYGSDSLEVHRDAIHQGSRVVLIDDLLATGGTAKAAGDLIEKLGGEIAGYCFLVELTELGGHKKLSPRNVWSVVKYEA comes from the coding sequence ATGACGGATCTCAAGAAATACATAAGGGACATACCGGATTTCCCGAAGAAGGGAATTATATTCCACGACATCACGCCGCTCCTTCAGAACGCCGGGGCGTTCGAGTCAGCGATCGAAAGAATGGCGGACATGCTGCGCGGGAGTGCAATCGATTACCTCGTCGGGATCGAATCACGCGGGTTCATATTCGCCTCCGCCCTCGCGATCAAGCTCCGCACGGGGCTCGTCATCGTGAGGAAGCCGGGAAAGCTGCCGTACGTAACGATTAACGCGTCCTACGACCTCGAATACGGCTCCGATTCGCTTGAAGTTCACAGGGACGCGATCCATCAGGGGAGCAGGGTCGTGCTTATAGACGACCTCCTGGCGACAGGGGGCACCGCAAAAGCCGCAGGCGACCTCATAGAGAAGCTCGGCGGGGAGATCGCGGGGTACTGCTTCCTGGTCGAGCTCACGGAGCTCGGGGGCCATAAGAAATTATCGCCGCGCAATGTATGGTCGGTGGTCAAGTACGAGGCATGA